Proteins from a single region of Aerococcus viridans:
- a CDS encoding ArgE/DapE family deacylase, whose product MFFLTKVAKVFTDEEKIKILSDIVAIETVDRNEEDVANYLAALLGEYGIDSKVIPTGIPGRANLVAEIGSGSPVLAISGHMDVVSAGNAEAWTSDPYTLTERDGKLFGRGSTDMKGGLAALVIAMIEIKEQGLLERGTLRLLATYNEENGAVGSIQLEEAGHVSDVDAIVIGEPTTGMIHPSHKGSMNFVVSSRGKSVHSSRPRGGINAIDPLMDFALAFKQAFKEATKDISFGQLDFSPVLNLYGAVEGDDAGNQELDQLLKQPTFNVTVFRGGDQVNTIPDHAEVVFNIRTVPEFDNEAVKGVFSEVYQEFLDKGADFNLQLTLDLKPLNGGVNSDLVQLTKSLGATYLNQDLEVVPMTGGTDGANFVANKPAGYPIIIFGPGSTTSHQIDEYVDKDEYLTFVNLYIDLLATYLENK is encoded by the coding sequence GTGTTCTTTTTGACAAAAGTAGCTAAAGTATTTACTGATGAAGAGAAAATTAAAATTTTAAGTGATATTGTGGCTATCGAGACGGTTGACCGCAATGAGGAAGATGTGGCTAATTATCTTGCAGCCCTACTAGGCGAGTATGGAATCGATTCTAAGGTGATTCCAACAGGGATTCCTGGTCGTGCCAACTTGGTAGCTGAAATCGGATCTGGTTCGCCAGTATTAGCGATTTCTGGTCATATGGATGTCGTATCTGCAGGGAACGCGGAGGCTTGGACGTCTGATCCTTACACATTGACTGAGCGTGACGGGAAACTATTCGGCCGTGGATCTACAGATATGAAAGGCGGATTGGCTGCCTTAGTGATCGCTATGATCGAAATTAAAGAACAAGGATTATTAGAACGCGGAACTTTACGCCTGTTAGCGACTTACAACGAGGAAAATGGGGCTGTCGGTTCAATACAACTAGAAGAAGCAGGTCATGTATCTGACGTTGACGCGATTGTGATTGGTGAACCAACAACAGGGATGATTCACCCATCTCACAAGGGTTCCATGAACTTTGTAGTGTCATCACGTGGTAAATCTGTTCATTCATCTAGACCACGTGGTGGCATCAACGCCATTGACCCATTGATGGACTTTGCTTTAGCCTTCAAACAGGCATTCAAAGAAGCGACAAAAGATATTAGCTTTGGTCAATTAGACTTCTCACCAGTATTGAATTTATACGGGGCAGTTGAAGGTGACGACGCTGGTAACCAAGAATTAGACCAATTATTGAAACAGCCAACCTTTAACGTGACTGTATTCCGTGGTGGTGACCAAGTGAATACCATTCCTGACCACGCAGAAGTTGTCTTCAACATCCGTACGGTACCTGAATTCGACAACGAAGCGGTTAAAGGCGTATTTTCTGAAGTTTACCAAGAATTCTTAGATAAAGGGGCAGACTTCAACTTACAATTAACCCTAGACTTAAAACCACTAAATGGCGGGGTTAATTCAGACTTAGTCCAATTAACCAAATCATTAGGCGCTACATACCTAAACCAAGACTTGGAAGTTGTGCCAATGACAGGTGGTACGGATGGGGCAAACTTTGTTGCTAACAAACCAGCAGGCTACCCAATCATC